From the Kogia breviceps isolate mKogBre1 chromosome 15, mKogBre1 haplotype 1, whole genome shotgun sequence genome, one window contains:
- the LOC136792659 gene encoding radial spoke head 14 homolog: MAHAQISKYLPPDINPTQAAIAYGCRALPKLNEELQSEDLLTRQKALMALCDLMHDPEHVYTAIRIGCLESLKALLKDTNDLVRIKTTEVLYIMATHNVGRDGFLEHDIIHALSFLLSDPQSACRENLHLAFKHLAQLPAGRLTVGAWVALGLLSQSGACRADHSLEHIFRKTMLLLRYHIHVKKEHVIRERLINLY; this comes from the exons ATGGCCCACGCCCAGATCTCCAAGTACCTGCCCCCTGACATCAACCCCACCCAGGCTGCCATTGCCTACGGCTGCCGGGCGCTGCCCAAGCTGAACGAGGAGCTGCAGTCAGAGGACCTGTTGACAAGGCAGAAAGCCCTCATGGCTCTGTGTGACCTCATGCATGACCCCGAGCACGTCTACACAGCCATCCGCATAG GCTGCCTGGAGAGCCTGAAAGCTTTGCTGAAGGACACCAACGACCTGGTGCGCATCAAGACCACCGAGGTGCTCTACATCATGGCCACCCACAACGTGGGCAG AGATGGCTTTTTAGAGCATGACATCATCCACGCCCTGTCCTTCCTGCTGAGCGATCCCCAATCAGCCTGCCGGGAGAACCTGCACCTGGCCTTCAAGCACCTGGCGCAGCTGCCTGCAGGTAGGCTCACCGTGGGCGCTTGGGTGGCCCTCGGCCTCCTCTCCCAGTCAGGCGCCTGCCGTGCCGATCACAGTTTAGagcatatttttagaaaaactatGCTTTTATTAAGGTACCATATACATGTTAAAAAGGAACACGTCATACGTGAACGCTTGATTAACTTGTACTAA
- the GNAZ gene encoding guanine nucleotide-binding protein G(z) subunit alpha, with product MGCRQSSEEKEAARRSRRIDRHLRSESQRQRREIKLLLLGTSNSGKSTIVKQMKIIHSGGFNLEACKEYKPLIIYNAIDSLTRIIRALAALKIDFHNPDRAYDAVQLFALTGPAESKGEITPELLGVMRRLWADPGAQACFGRSSEYHLEDNAAYYLNDLERIAAPDYVPTVEDILRSRDMTTGIVENKFTFKELTFKMVDVGGQRSERKKWIHCFEGVTAIIFCVELSGYDLKLYEDNQTSRMAESLRLFDSICNNNWFVSTSLILFLNKKDLLAQKIRRIPLTVCFPEYSGQNTYEEAAVYIQRQFEDLNRNKETKEIYSHFTCATDTSNIQFVFDAVTDVIIQNNLKYIGLC from the exons ATGGGATGTCGGCAAAGCTCAGAGGAGAAAGAGGCAGCACGGCGGTCCCGGCGAATTGACCGCCACCTGCGTTCGGAGAGCCAGCGGCAGCGCCGTGAGATCAAGCTGCTCCTGCTGGGAACCAGCAACTCGGGCAAGAGCACCATTGTGAAGCAGATGAAGATCATCCACAGCGGTGGCTTCAACCTGGAGGCCTGCAAGGAGTACAAGCCGCTCATTATCTACAACGCCATTGACTCGCTGACCCGCATCATCCGTGCCCTGGCTGCGCTCAAGATCGACTTCCACAACCCCGACCGCGCCTACGACGCTGTGCAGCTGTTTGCGCTGACGGGCCCTGCCGAGAGCAAGGGCGAGATCACACCTGAGCTGCTGGGTGTCATGCGGCGGCTGTGGGCCGACCCTGGGGCACAGGCCTGCTTCGGCCGCTCCAGCGAGTACCACCTGGAGGACAACGCGGCCTACTACCTGAACGACCTGGAGCGCATCGCCGCGCCCGACTACGTTCCCACCGTGGAGGACATCCTGCGCTCCCGGGACATGACCACGGGCATCGTGGAGAACAAGTTCACCTTCAAGGAGCtcaccttcaagatggtggatgTGGGCGGGCAGAGGTCAGAGCGCAAAAAGTGGATCCACTGCTTCGAGGGTGTCACCGCCATCATCTTCTGCGTGGAGCTTAGTGGCTATGACCTGAAGCTTTACGAGGACAACCAGACG agccgGATGGCGGAGAGCCTGCGCCTCTTTGACTCCATCTGCAACAACAACTGGTTCGTCAGCACCTCCCTCATCCTCTTCCTCAACAAGAAGGACCTGCTGGCGCAGAAGATCCGGCGCATCCCACTCACCGTGTGCTTCCCCGAGTACAGCGGCCAGAACACCTACGAGGAGGCCGCAGTCTACATCCAGCGGCAGTTCGAGGACCTGAACCGCAACAAGGAGACCAAGGAGATCTACTCCCACTTCACCTGTGCCACCGACACCAGTAACATCCAGTTCGTGTTTGACGCCGTGACCGACGTCATCATCCAGAACAACCTCAAGTACATCGGCCTCTGCTGA